Proteins encoded in a region of the Cloacibacillus sp. genome:
- a CDS encoding alcohol dehydrogenase yields MLILACQKCGELKVLAGSPDANGSARAMWTCSKCGAGQLLELTVTKDAKRGDLRKIIGGLALSPKRINRRTQFANDGFSDDAKS; encoded by the coding sequence ATGCTTATATTAGCCTGTCAAAAATGCGGAGAACTTAAGGTGCTGGCCGGCTCGCCGGACGCAAACGGTTCTGCGCGCGCCATGTGGACCTGTTCCAAATGCGGCGCAGGACAACTGCTTGAACTCACCGTGACAAAGGACGCCAAACGCGGCGACCTCAGGAAGATAATAGGAGGGCTTGCGCTCTCGCCGAAGAGAATAAACAGAAGAACGCAGTTTGCGAACGACGGATTTTCAGATGACGCAAAATCCTGA
- a CDS encoding DUF3084 domain-containing protein, with protein MFEIFHEINWILLGTLIVVSALVSWAGDVIGMKLGKKRITFLKLRPKYTSRIISVLTGVGIAIATLFVLSAASEQVRTALFSMQFVQKQVTTLTEELQKNRNNLGQMQIDLFESRGDLSEKQNELTRVEDELAAGTKNLAAARKQLSEMKELRKKTEAEQAVLQKEKTALLAESKKLDASVKQLKAESDKLKSGIQKLREGRIAAFTGEILAQGVLSDSIITAQQVDMFVSRLKTEARALLAYRFGKKPDGVKMPDISKESIERVKDKLTHNPGRWLLRVTALGNAVEGEAVRSQIECYKSRLVYKQNTVLYTHDFTPDAPRQKIEETVFQALKQLNQKAVGDGVMKDPITGNVGSIDTSEFVAALDKIEQDTKAIRLEILTAEDVYSEGPLRVKFVLKTKN; from the coding sequence TTGTTTGAGATCTTTCACGAAATAAACTGGATACTTCTTGGAACGCTGATCGTCGTCAGCGCTCTCGTGTCGTGGGCGGGAGACGTCATCGGCATGAAGCTCGGCAAGAAACGTATCACCTTCCTTAAATTAAGGCCGAAATACACCTCACGCATAATTTCCGTGCTCACAGGCGTAGGCATAGCCATCGCAACGCTCTTTGTGCTGAGCGCGGCCTCCGAGCAGGTGCGCACCGCGCTCTTCAGTATGCAGTTCGTACAGAAGCAGGTGACGACGCTTACGGAGGAGCTTCAGAAAAACAGGAACAACCTTGGGCAGATGCAGATAGATTTATTTGAGAGCCGCGGCGACCTCTCCGAAAAGCAAAACGAGCTTACGCGAGTGGAGGACGAACTTGCCGCCGGCACTAAAAACCTCGCGGCCGCGAGAAAGCAGCTTTCAGAAATGAAAGAGCTGCGCAAGAAGACCGAGGCTGAGCAGGCAGTTTTGCAGAAGGAAAAGACCGCGCTGCTTGCGGAAAGCAAAAAGCTCGACGCCTCCGTGAAACAGCTCAAAGCTGAGTCGGACAAATTAAAATCAGGCATACAGAAGCTGCGCGAGGGCCGCATCGCCGCCTTCACAGGAGAAATATTGGCGCAGGGAGTGCTTTCAGACTCCATCATCACCGCCCAGCAGGTTGACATGTTTGTCTCCCGCCTCAAAACGGAGGCGCGCGCGCTGCTTGCCTATCGCTTCGGCAAAAAACCGGACGGCGTAAAAATGCCCGACATTTCCAAAGAATCTATAGAGCGCGTAAAAGACAAACTTACGCACAACCCCGGCCGCTGGCTGCTGCGCGTCACGGCGCTAGGCAACGCCGTAGAGGGAGAGGCCGTCCGCTCGCAGATAGAATGCTACAAATCGCGCCTCGTTTATAAACAAAACACCGTGCTCTACACGCATGATTTCACGCCTGACGCGCCGCGTCAGAAAATAGAGGAGACGGTATTTCAGGCGCTGAAACAGCTGAACCAGAAGGCCGTAGGCGACGGCGTCATGAAAGACCCGATAACCGGCAACGTCGGTTCAATAGACACAAGCGAATTTGTCGCGGCGCTGGACAAGATAGAGCAGGACACAAAGGCGATAAGGCTTGAGATACTCACAGCAGAGGATGTCTACAGCGAAGGTCCGCTGCGCGTGAAGTTTGTGCTGAAAACGAAGAACTGA